One part of the Lentimicrobiaceae bacterium genome encodes these proteins:
- a CDS encoding M23 family metallopeptidase → MAKIKYHINLHSLSIEKVRVTVKQRLLRWLGVLASGMVFSAVVLFIAYNFFNSPKEKMLLREIDQLKFQYEILNDRFDRVQKVLSNVQDRDDNIYRVIFEAEPISGDVRKNSFISGDRYAKLSGYKNSDIVVNSTKKLDQITSQIYMQSKSFDEVFKLAKGKEKMLASIPAIQPVKNTQLRAISSYFGYRTDPFYKVIKLHQGVDFSAPSGTPIFATGDGMVTVAGRDKGGYGNQVMINHGFSYQTMYAHLSKIKARRGERVKRGEVIGYVGNTGKSTSPHLHYEVHKSGKPINPINFFFNDLTPAEYELMLELSSRPSQTMD, encoded by the coding sequence ATGGCGAAAATAAAATACCACATTAATCTTCATTCCCTGAGCATTGAAAAAGTCCGGGTAACCGTTAAACAGCGACTGCTTCGCTGGCTTGGAGTGCTTGCTTCGGGGATGGTGTTTTCGGCAGTAGTGCTTTTTATTGCTTATAATTTCTTTAATTCGCCAAAAGAGAAGATGTTGCTTAGGGAAATTGACCAGTTGAAATTCCAGTATGAAATTTTAAACGACCGCTTCGACCGTGTGCAAAAAGTACTAAGCAACGTTCAGGACAGGGACGATAATATTTATCGCGTAATTTTTGAAGCTGAACCTATTTCCGGTGATGTACGTAAAAACAGCTTTATCAGCGGCGACCGTTATGCCAAGCTTTCCGGATACAAAAACTCTGACATTGTAGTCAATTCTACCAAGAAACTGGACCAGATTACCAGCCAGATTTATATGCAAAGCAAGTCGTTCGACGAGGTTTTTAAGCTGGCAAAAGGCAAAGAAAAGATGCTGGCAAGTATTCCTGCCATTCAGCCGGTAAAAAATACACAACTTCGTGCCATCAGTTCTTATTTCGGCTATCGTACCGACCCGTTTTACAAAGTTATAAAACTTCACCAGGGTGTGGATTTTTCTGCACCTTCCGGAACACCGATTTTTGCAACTGGCGATGGAATGGTAACCGTTGCCGGAAGGGATAAGGGCGGCTATGGTAACCAGGTGATGATTAACCACGGATTCAGCTATCAAACCATGTATGCCCATCTTTCCAAAATAAAAGCAAGAAGAGGCGAGCGGGTGAAACGGGGAGAGGTTATTGGCTATGTAGGCAATACCGGTAAGTCAACCTCTCCGCATCTACATTACGAAGTACATAAATCAGGCAAGCCTATTAACCCTATCAACTTTTTTTTCAACGACCTTACGCCGGCAGAATATGAACTGATGCTCGAACTTTCTTCCCGCCCATCGCAAACCATGGATTAA
- a CDS encoding MerR family transcriptional regulator, whose product MAARKPKPEKIYYSIGEVAKMFNVNTSLIRFWEKEFDIIQPHRNNKGNRMFTKQDVDNFYIIYHLVKERGYTLQGAKEKLENNKADISAEAEIVQSLNKIKNFLLEIKDQL is encoded by the coding sequence ATGGCAGCCCGCAAACCAAAACCGGAAAAGATTTATTACTCCATAGGGGAAGTGGCTAAGATGTTTAACGTAAACACATCTCTGATCCGCTTTTGGGAAAAAGAGTTCGATATCATTCAGCCACACCGCAACAACAAAGGCAACCGCATGTTTACCAAACAGGATGTGGATAACTTTTATATCATCTATCATCTGGTAAAAGAACGGGGCTACACCCTGCAGGGAGCTAAGGAGAAATTAGAAAACAACAAGGCAGACATTTCGGCAGAAGCAGAAATTGTACAATCGCTCAACAAAATAAAGAATTTCCTGCTGGAAATTAAAGATCAGTTGTAG